The window CGGGCGGGCATCGTGGCTCTGTTTTATCGGTTCCTGCCTGAACCACTCCGGCGGGGTGCTCGACACGGCGCTCTCCGAAGGCGGCTCCGCTGATACATCGATGTCGGGCTGTCCCACCGCCTGTCTCAACTGCCGGACCAGATCGCCGACCGGCACGCCGCCTACCCGCGCAGCCTGCGCGAGGCTGGTGACTCGGGCCACTGTTCTGAGCAGGATCGGATTGCGCAGCTTCTTGAACTCCGGGGCGATCGCGATAAGTACTTCCTCGATCTCCGGGTACGCTTTCAGTAATTCGCCGACTTTGGTTTGTGGCGTGATCAGCAGTTTCTCGTCGCTCACAAAGACTCTTCCTTCACATACGAAAGCAGCCGCTGCTGGCCGGTCAGTGAACGTTTTTCGGTCAGGTCCTGACTCACCTCAAGCGTCCCCAGGTACTTCCCCTCGCGATCACGAACCGCAAAATACTCTATATGAATGAACTTCCCGTTCAGCGTGATCCAGAACGGCGCCCGATCCTGACGGCCGGCTTTGAAGTCGGCTATGATCTGCTCCACCACATGCACGCTGTTGGGCGGGTGGCACATCTGCACCTGGCGGCCTATGATCGCCCGGTTGCGCGCGAAAATCCGCTCCCGCCCCTGCGTGAAATACTTCACCGTGTCATCGGCGCCGACAAAGGTCAGATCGAACGGAATTGTGTTGAGGATGACCTCCAGTTCGGTCGGAGTCAGGCTGCC is drawn from Candidatus Zixiibacteriota bacterium and contains these coding sequences:
- a CDS encoding DUF1858 domain-containing protein, with amino-acid sequence MSDEKLLITPQTKVGELLKAYPEIEEVLIAIAPEFKKLRNPILLRTVARVTSLAQAARVGGVPVGDLVRQLRQAVGQPDIDVSAEPPSESAVSSTPPEWFRQEPIKQSHDARPLIEAGLQPIGRVLGDLESLPHDVIYELITPFEPAPLIDKARAKGFDTWTRAVSAGEYRTYFRRSPG